A single window of Acidobacteriota bacterium DNA harbors:
- a CDS encoding HAD-IA family hydrolase: MIETVFFDAAGTLIELRMGVGEAYAGQADSMGWKLDDAVAIEQRFRESFSQAEPMTFPDARPHEIEDLEREWWRQRVRAALGKSAQDSRFNPFFDTIYRWFATSQAWRPAEDAHEVLKQLSLRGIRRAVVSNFDSRLEAILRELDLHRHLDEVIWSSREGAAKPDPRLFEIALRRTCSQPARTLHVGDRPQDDYRGAVEAGLQALLLDPYGKYASRGMKTIRRLNDLIAVVERHNRASHE; the protein is encoded by the coding sequence ATGATCGAGACCGTTTTTTTCGACGCCGCCGGGACGCTCATCGAACTGAGGATGGGCGTGGGAGAGGCTTACGCCGGCCAGGCTGACTCGATGGGATGGAAACTTGACGATGCGGTTGCCATAGAGCAGCGCTTTCGAGAAAGTTTCTCGCAAGCCGAACCGATGACCTTTCCTGACGCAAGACCCCATGAAATCGAGGATTTGGAGCGGGAGTGGTGGCGTCAACGAGTAAGGGCAGCCCTAGGAAAATCGGCCCAGGATTCACGCTTCAACCCATTTTTCGATACAATCTATCGCTGGTTCGCCACTTCACAAGCTTGGCGTCCTGCAGAGGACGCCCACGAGGTGCTGAAGCAACTGTCGCTGCGCGGAATCCGCAGAGCGGTGGTATCTAACTTCGATTCCCGCCTGGAAGCGATTCTGCGGGAGTTGGACTTGCACCGGCACCTGGACGAGGTGATCTGGTCGAGCCGCGAGGGTGCGGCCAAGCCCGATCCGCGCCTGTTTGAAATCGCACTGCGGAGAACATGCTCGCAGCCTGCGCGCACGCTGCACGTGGGTGACCGTCCGCAGGATGATTACCGAGGAGCCGTCGAGGCCGGATTGCAGGCCCTTCTGCTCGATCCGTATGGAAAATACGCTTCCCGAGGAATGAAGACCATCCGGCGCCTCAACGACCTGATCGCCGTCGTCGAGCGTCACAATCGAGCTAGCCATGAGTAA
- a CDS encoding MqnA/MqnD/SBP family protein: protein MSKETIRVAHSPDSDDAFMFYGLATGKIDTGDFDFVHELKDIETLNQAALQGVYEVSAVSIHGYAYLADQYALLNSGASMGDGYGPVVVGPSTATNDIRYKIVGVPGERTSAFLALKLFEPEFDARIIPFDEIIPAVQRKEVDMGLVIHEGQLTFREEGLKKIVDLGEWWKKETSLPLPLGGNVIRRDLGGETIKKVSELLLQSYKYSLENREEALEYALQFGRGLEEEDADRFVSMYVNDRTLDYGEDGRRAVQLFLDRGHQAGIIPHRVEVEFV from the coding sequence ATGAGTAAAGAAACCATCCGCGTCGCACACAGCCCCGACAGCGACGATGCCTTCATGTTCTATGGCCTGGCCACGGGCAAAATCGATACCGGCGACTTCGACTTCGTGCATGAGCTTAAGGACATCGAGACGCTCAACCAGGCCGCCCTTCAGGGCGTCTACGAAGTGTCCGCCGTCAGCATTCACGGATACGCCTACCTGGCCGACCAGTACGCCCTCCTCAATTCGGGCGCCAGCATGGGGGACGGCTATGGTCCGGTGGTGGTAGGCCCCTCCACGGCCACCAACGACATCCGCTACAAGATTGTGGGAGTCCCCGGCGAGCGCACCTCGGCCTTTCTGGCCCTCAAGCTTTTCGAGCCCGAGTTCGACGCCCGCATCATCCCCTTTGACGAGATCATCCCGGCCGTGCAGCGCAAGGAGGTCGACATGGGCCTGGTCATCCACGAAGGCCAGCTCACCTTCCGGGAAGAAGGCCTGAAGAAGATCGTCGACCTGGGCGAATGGTGGAAGAAGGAGACCAGCCTTCCCCTCCCGCTGGGCGGCAACGTCATCCGCCGCGACCTGGGCGGGGAGACCATCAAGAAAGTCTCCGAACTGCTGCTGCAGTCCTACAAGTATTCCCTGGAAAACCGCGAAGAGGCGCTGGAATACGCTCTCCAGTTCGGGCGCGGACTGGAAGAAGAGGACGCCGACCGCTTCGTCTCCATGTACGTCAACGACCGTACTCTGGACTACGGCGAAGACGGCCGCCGCGCCGTCCAGCTCTTCCTCGACCGCGGCCACCAAGCCGGCATCATCCCCCACCGCGTCGAAGTCGAATTCGTGTAG